The DNA window CCGATTACCTTTCTTAAGATATTCAGTGCACCGTTGATATCGGCGTTAATCAGTCTACCTGTAGATGACTGGAAGATTCCTCTTTTATGTCACTTACCGAGATATTTCTTATGTTTCCTGATAGGTTCTAAAGCCAGTGCATCAACCTTGCTAGTGTAAGCTTCATTCAATTCATGGTAGTTTATACCGTGGTACTCGCATTTTGAAACTAATTTTTGTTTAAATCTAGCAAATGGTATCGTCTGGAAGTTCTGGTTATTTTTCTTGCCGATATTCTGTTCCTGTTTGATTTCTTTCATCTCTCCAATCACGATGTTGCCGATTCTATTTTCCAGACAGTGTTTAACGATATGATTAACGCACTGGTTCATGAAATCGTTTATCTTCCAGAACCTTTTATTAGAGAATCTATCCAGCTTGATTCCATCATTTACATCCTGTTTATCGTAGACTGACTGCAACCTGCTCTTCTCCTTGTTCCACCAACGGTTATAAGATTTGATAACCCTGCCGTCTAATATGAATGCAGTCCCACTGGTCGTCACGCAGGTTGCAAAATTGTCTACTCCAAGATCTATCGATAGATGGCTATTATAATCAAGTTCAGCAATCTCCCCGTCTTCATGATATACGTATTCTATCTCGAACCATCTACCTTTGTATTTCGGTACGATCCTGACCTGATTGATGTATTGACCTATTATATTGTCAGGTATCTTGAAATACAAGAATCTGGTTCCATATGTTCTACCATATTCAGGACCCAATGATAGTCTGATTTTATCGTCGATAACCTTCAGTTGATATTTCTTGAATGTACAGATGAAGTTTCCGTCTTTATCCAGATACTTTGGAAGTGAAACTGGTTTTTCATATTCTCCTTTTATTTTCTTATCCAGAAGTTTGAAGAACGATTTCATACTGCCATCTACAGTTTCCACAGTATTCTGGGCTACCTGAGATGGCATTAATCTGTAATTTTCGTTCTCTTTGACCGTATGATAAGCGGTATTCTTATTAAGGTATTTGCCATAGTTGAAGAAGTACTGTCTAATCGTATACAATGTAAAATTGTACAGGTTCTTGGACAGTTTGGTCAACCTCTTCAAGGTCTCATACGTCTGTTTATCAGTACGGAGATGGTTCTTCTGGGTTAAATACATTCATCATACAATCATTTAGCAAAATACTTATCTTTTTTTGACTATTTATCATACCACGATGCTAAAGACATCGTGGTTTTCTTCATCTTTATAAAAAATGTGTATAAAAAAATCCAGAACAATATGCCATATCCAGACCAGCTTATCGAAATACTTGAAAGGGGGTACTAAAAAATATCAGATTTCTACAAACTCTACATCCAAAGTATCTGTATCAAGAAGTGCTATTGACCTGTTGCCGGTAAGAACGCCGGCAGATTCTCCAGGATTTATAATCAATGTCCCTTTAATGTATTCTGTCCCTCTGTTATGGGTGTGACCACGAACAACTACATCATAATCTCCAGAACCGGCAATCGCTTTTACCATTGAATTATTGACACCATGTACCAAAGCTATATGCCGATCTTCAATTGTCAGGTCTCCAAAATCACCACAGTTTTCAGCTCCTATCTCATCAAACCATTTTTTAATGGTCAAAATGTCGCCGTCATTGTTACCGAAAACATAATACAGTTTCGATTCAAGGTTTTTCAGTGCTTTACCAGTAAAAGGAGATACAATATCACCGGCATGTAATATAGAATTCACTTTCTTTTCATTAAATACGGATACTGCTTTATATATCGCATCCATATTGTCATGGGAATCCGACATTATACCTATCATAATATACCTCTTTTGTTTTATGTTAATTCAGACAAAGCTTTTTGGTAATGTTCATAATCCTTTTCACTGAAGCAGACAAGGATTACTTTTTCCATGGTTGAATCATTTTCAAGAAAATCAATTATCTGTTTTATTGCAATCCTTGAAGCCCTTTCAACTGGAAATCCATAAACTCCTGTACTTATAGCAGGGAAAGCTATGGTCTTTATATTGTACTGTTTAGCTAAGGTCAGTGAATTTATATAGCATTTTGCAAGCAGTTCATCTTCATGGTGGCCGCCACCTTTCCACACTGGTCCAACAGTATGGATAACCCAGTTAGCAGGAAGTTTGTAGGCGTTTGTTATTTTTGCCTCACCTGTCTCACATCCACCAAGGTTTTTGCATTCTTCAAGTAACTGTGGTCCTGCAGCACGATGGATAGCACCGTCAACACCTCCCCCTCCATGAAGCGATTTATTTGCAGCATTTACAACAGCATCTACATTCTGTTTCGTGATGTCACCCTGTATTATTTCAATCCTGTCCAGTTTCATCTAAAACTCCTTTATACAAGTTATGGATAAAAAGGATTTAAGTTCTGAAAAGATATATTTATTTATTGACTGATAATTTTTTTCTATTTTTTAATCGAAAAGATTGGTAGTTACAGATTACCATATATTTCTATGCTAAAAATAATACTAATACATAACTATAACAAATTTTAGAATAAACAAGTATACCGATGTTTATAAAGTAAACTTATTACAGATTTATACTTCATAGGCGGTTATATCATGAAAATGCTACTATTTGATACCGAAAAATTTTGGTATGACACTTACAGCAAAACTCTTGAAAATGTAGAAGATATAGAAAAAGAAGAAGAAATAGGTGATACTGCCGTGGTTTTTATTCATGCAGAAATGGAAGATGAGAATAGAAAAAACAAGGTGTTAAAAAAAGCTCTAAAAAAATATCAAGTGGTATCTTAATAAAGTGGATAAAGAAAAAATTGTTTTGCATTCATTTGCACATCTGTCTTCAAGCGTTTCATCTCCCGAATTTGCAGAAGAAATCATATTTGATATTGAAGAAAAACTGAAAGATAAAGAGATTGAGGTTCATACTACTCCTTTTGGATACTTTTCTGAATTTTCGATCCATGTGAATGGGGAATCCATCGCAAAAACATTTAAAGAAATTTAAAATAAAAAAATAACGTATTTTAAAGTCCAGAGTGAAAAAATGAAAATCATAGAAAGTGGAATGCCTGATGTAACTCTTAAATCATGATATTACGGGATTGTTCTTGGTTAGGGTTTCTACACTACCAATCCACGATTGATTTATAGTATTTTGTTTATTCTTGCAGGAAAAAATTGAGAGTTTATTAGTTATAATATAAAAGTAAATAACTTTTATTATAATCATTAAAATGTGCCTAATATATAGGTATTAACACGTTGACAAACAAACTCTGTTGATAAGTTTAAGTCGTTTCATTGGGCTGTTGGGTTTATTATATATAAATTCAGAATAAATAGGTTAATTCCTATAAACCTTTTTTACTACATATTATATAATTAACATTCGGGTAACAATATGAGAGATTACAAACAGGCAGTTGATTCATGTATAGACTGCAAAAAGTGCTGGGACGTATGCCCGGTTACAAAAGTTAAAGGTGAAGAATATACACCACAGGGAAAGATACAATTACTATCGAAAGTAGAATCTGGTGAAACTCTTGAAAAAGCGGAATTTGATAATATTTACCTATCTACAAGATGCGGTGC is part of the Methanohalobium evestigatum Z-7303 genome and encodes:
- a CDS encoding metallophosphoesterase, which translates into the protein MIGIMSDSHDNMDAIYKAVSVFNEKKVNSILHAGDIVSPFTGKALKNLESKLYYVFGNNDGDILTIKKWFDEIGAENCGDFGDLTIEDRHIALVHGVNNSMVKAIAGSGDYDVVVRGHTHNRGTEYIKGTLIINPGESAGVLTGNRSIALLDTDTLDVEFVEI
- a CDS encoding O-acetyl-ADP-ribose deacetylase; this translates as MKLDRIEIIQGDITKQNVDAVVNAANKSLHGGGGVDGAIHRAAGPQLLEECKNLGGCETGEAKITNAYKLPANWVIHTVGPVWKGGGHHEDELLAKCYINSLTLAKQYNIKTIAFPAISTGVYGFPVERASRIAIKQIIDFLENDSTMEKVILVCFSEKDYEHYQKALSELT
- a CDS encoding threonyl-tRNA synthetase editing domain-containing protein, producing MKMLLFDTEKFWYDTYSKTLENVEDIEKEEEIGDTAVVFIHAEMEDENRKNKVLKKALKKYQVVS
- a CDS encoding threonyl-tRNA synthetase editing domain-containing protein, with the translated sequence MDKEKIVLHSFAHLSSSVSSPEFAEEIIFDIEEKLKDKEIEVHTTPFGYFSEFSIHVNGESIAKTFKEI